In Erigeron canadensis isolate Cc75 chromosome 1, C_canadensis_v1, whole genome shotgun sequence, a single window of DNA contains:
- the LOC122603537 gene encoding hydroquinone glucosyltransferase-like encodes MEEAAHIAIFPSPGMGHLIPLVELAHRLLVHYRRLSITFIIPTAAGAPIKPQNDILNAMPENITSIFLPPVSLEDIPDDAALETRISLTFIRSLPALRTTLSELTGESTRKKPPSALLVDIFGPPSFDIAKEFNIPCYIFSTVSAMSLVSIFQCPLLDKMFTCEYRELTEPVKLPGCVPIQGADLAEPLQDKKNEAYMHVMQLAKIFSMAKGVLVNSFFDLEPGAFKALGEGREWCKPDIYPVGPLIRGGSEDPTGDRFECLKWLDNHPVGSVLFVSFGSGGTLSQEQLNELAFGLEQSSQRFLWVIKSPHGKSNASYFNAQSHLDPFGFLPEGFVDRVKDRGLVVSTWAPQVEILSHSSTGGFLTHCGWNSILESVVKGVPMIAWPLFAEQKMNAVMLTDGLGVAYRVKVDKNGLVGREEISKSVRSLIEGEDGHKMRLKMGELKDQAAVSLSQDGSSTMSLQRVVQKWVE; translated from the coding sequence ATGGAAGAAGCAGCGCACATTGCCATTTTCCCAAGTCCAGGAATGGGTCACCTCATTCCACTCGTTGAGTTGGCTCATCGCCTCCTCGTACACTACCGCCGCCTCTCCATCACGTTCATCATCCCCACCGCCGCTGGAGCTCCCATAAAACCCCAAAACGACATCCTTAATGCCATGCCAGAGAACATAACCTCCATCTTTCTACCCCCAGTTAGTCTAGAAGATATCCCAGATGATGCTGCCTTAGAAACCCGGATATCACTCACTTTCATCCGCTCATTACCCGCTCTGCGTACAACGTTATCCGAATTAACTGGTGAGTCGACTCGGAAAAAGCCACCCTCGGCTttacttgttgatatttttggcCCTCCTAGTTTTGATATTGCAAAGGAGTTCAATATTCCATGCTATATTTTTAGTACGGTTTCTGCTATGTCCTTGGTTTCTATTTTTCAATGCCCACTTTTAGACAAAATGTTTACATGTGAATATAGGGAATTAACTGAACCGGTTAAGTTACCCGGGTGTGTTCCGATTCAAGGGGCCGATCTGGCTGAACCGCTTCAAGATAAGAAAAATGAGGCATATATGCATGTGATGCAGTTAGCAAAAATATTTAGTATGGCAAAGGGTGTGTTGGTTAATAGTTTCTTTGACTTAGAACCGGGTGCTTTTAAGGCTTTGGGAGAAGGTCGTGAGTGGTGTAAACCGGATATCTATCCGGTCGGACCACTGATACGTGGCGGTTCTGAGGATCCGACCGGTGATCGGTTTGAATGTTTGAAGTGGTTGGATAATCATCCGGTCGGGTCGGTTTTGTTTGTATCTTTTGGAAGCGGTGGAACTCTTTCCCAAGAGCAGCTTAATGAGTTAGCATTTGGGTTAGAACAAAGTAGTCAAAGATTTCTTTGGGTAATAAAAAGTCCACATGGAAAGTCAAATGCAAGTTATTTCAATGCACAAAGTCATCTTGACCCGTTTGGGTTTTTACCCGAGGGGTTCGTGGATCGGGTTAAGGACCGAGGCTTGGTTGTGTCGACTTGGGCCCCACAAGTCGAGATATTGAGTCATAGTTCTACTGGAGGGTTTTTGACGCACTGTGGATGGAACTCTATTTTGGAGAGTGTGGTGAAAGGGGTGCCAATGATTGCGTGGCCGCTTTTTGCTGAACAAAAAATGAACGCGGTTATGTTGACCGATGGTTTGGGCGTTGCTTATAGGGTGAAAGTTGACAAAAATGGGTTGGTGGGAAGAGAAGAAATTAGCAAGAGTGTAAGAAGTTTAATAGAAGGGGAAGATGGGCATAAGATGAGGCTGAAAATGGGTGAGCTCAAAGATCAAGCTGCAGTGTCTTTGAGCCAAGATGGTTCATCGACTATGTCACTTCAACGTGTGGTTCAAAAATGGGTCGAGTAA